In a genomic window of Infirmifilum sp. NZ:
- a CDS encoding NifB/NifX family molybdenum-iron cluster-binding protein codes for MRGRSVGMLRVAVATVGYEGLRDRVASELARCPTLTILEIDEEGMSYRLLEVIENKAAKFSQGAGPIFVYTLAEKGVEVVLGPVAGMGIADLLAEAKIKFVKCEPGTRVEDALNSVLRKP; via the coding sequence GTGAGGGGTCGAAGTGTGGGGATGCTGAGAGTCGCCGTAGCCACAGTCGGTTACGAGGGCCTCCGCGATAGGGTTGCAAGCGAGCTGGCTAGGTGCCCTACACTCACGATACTCGAGATCGACGAGGAGGGGATGAGCTACCGCTTACTCGAGGTGATCGAGAACAAGGCGGCTAAGTTCAGTCAGGGCGCGGGCCCGATATTCGTGTATACTTTGGCTGAGAAGGGCGTTGAAGTCGTATTGGGACCGGTTGCAGGAATGGGGATCGCAGACTTGCTCGCTGAGGCTAAAATAAAGTTTGTCAAGTGTGAGCCGGGTACAAGGGTGGAGGATGCCCTGAACTCGGTTTTGCGAAAGCCCTGA
- a CDS encoding FeoA family protein, translating to MAAVRKRLSELRPGEVGTVVGYADAPSWLKRRLVEMGLSKGTTVKMVRNAPLKDPIEFEVRGYNVSIQREKAEVVLVEVVGYDSPDSGVGGERGASD from the coding sequence ATGGCTGCGGTTAGGAAAAGGCTCAGTGAGTTGAGGCCTGGAGAAGTGGGGACTGTTGTAGGCTACGCGGATGCGCCGTCCTGGCTTAAGAGGAGGCTTGTGGAGATGGGCCTTTCTAAAGGCACGACGGTCAAGATGGTGAGGAACGCGCCCCTGAAGGACCCGATCGAGTTCGAAGTGAGGGGCTACAACGTCTCCATTCAAAGGGAGAAGGCGGAGGTTGTGCTCGTAGAGGTCGTTGGGTATGATTCCCCTGACTCTGGCGTTGGAGGGGAGCGAGGTGCGAGTGATTGA
- a CDS encoding FeoA family protein: MRVIDIRAGRGLVARLLELGITPGSTLRVLKTFGSGPILLDVKGSRIALGRGVAMKILVGVVQ; this comes from the coding sequence GTGCGAGTGATTGATATAAGGGCTGGGAGGGGGCTCGTTGCGAGGCTCCTAGAGCTCGGCATCACGCCTGGCTCTACACTCAGGGTGCTTAAGACCTTCGGGTCAGGACCCATTCTTCTGGACGTTAAGGGGTCTAGGATAGCTCTCGGCAGAGGAGTCGCCATGAAGATACTCGTGGGGGTGGTGCAGTAG
- the feoB gene encoding ferrous iron transport protein B produces MTERQRIRVALAGNPNVGKSVVFNNLTGSHQHVGNWPGKTVEKAEGFCYFDGTEIYIVDLPGTYSLTAYSIEERIARDYLIYEKPDVVVNIVDASNLERNLYLTLQLLELGANVVVALNKVDLLEASGARIDIRLLSERLGVPIVPTVAPKKKGMRELCEAVLAASKQPTRKIVEYSPSVEKYIGRVSELLRGSLPSELNLRWVAVKLLEGDEEVASRVKALVGDEAMRRIDAIRGDFARELGDPETVFAEERYRAIESILEGVVVRARAVTVSDILDQAFLDTAFGIPIFFAIMWIMFQFAFNVSAPFNSLLGDAFAWAAQMLSGATGVPWLDYLLFGDYGVLNGVGTVLSFVPLIMALFFALSMLEDFGYMARAAFLTDKILGKFGLPGRAIISMILGFGCNVPAVYSTRTIPDEKDRIAAIVINPLMLCGARLVFFAAIASALWGRAAGDVLLSLYALGILLSLLVAVVLRKTLLRGESTSFIIELPQYLIPVPRVALSKAWGRAKLFFTKAGKVIFPGILVLGLLAVFTPNLTFTENVEDSIVAYLGRGAQPIFAPLGWDWRFVVAAVFGFVAKEIVLGALALLYGAGEDEIATVIASTHDPLTVYAYMVFILIYVPCLATIAAIKQEAGTKWALFTVAYEILLAYGMAWLVLTVGRLLGV; encoded by the coding sequence GTGACCGAGCGCCAGAGGATTCGGGTAGCGCTGGCAGGGAACCCCAATGTGGGGAAGTCTGTGGTGTTCAACAACCTTACTGGCTCGCACCAGCACGTGGGTAACTGGCCGGGTAAAACCGTCGAGAAGGCTGAGGGGTTCTGCTACTTCGACGGCACTGAGATCTACATCGTAGACCTCCCGGGGACGTACAGCCTCACGGCGTACTCGATCGAGGAGAGGATCGCAAGGGACTACCTAATCTACGAGAAACCCGACGTGGTCGTCAACATCGTCGACGCGTCGAATCTCGAGAGGAACCTGTACCTAACGCTACAGTTGCTAGAGCTGGGGGCTAACGTCGTCGTCGCGCTGAACAAGGTGGACCTGCTAGAGGCTTCAGGCGCGAGAATCGACATCAGGTTGTTGAGCGAGAGGTTAGGAGTTCCCATAGTCCCTACGGTTGCTCCGAAGAAGAAGGGGATGAGAGAGCTGTGTGAGGCGGTGTTGGCTGCTTCCAAGCAGCCCACACGCAAGATCGTGGAGTACAGCCCGAGCGTGGAGAAGTACATAGGCAGGGTCTCGGAGCTCTTGCGCGGCAGTCTCCCGAGCGAGCTGAACCTCAGGTGGGTTGCTGTCAAACTACTGGAGGGTGACGAAGAGGTAGCCAGCCGAGTGAAAGCCCTCGTGGGGGATGAAGCTATGAGGAGAATAGATGCGATAAGAGGTGATTTTGCGAGGGAGCTGGGGGACCCCGAGACTGTTTTCGCGGAGGAGCGCTACAGGGCTATCGAGAGCATCCTTGAAGGAGTTGTCGTAAGGGCTAGAGCGGTGACAGTCTCCGATATACTGGATCAGGCGTTCCTAGACACCGCGTTCGGAATCCCCATATTCTTTGCCATAATGTGGATTATGTTCCAGTTCGCCTTCAACGTCTCAGCGCCCTTCAACAGCCTCCTCGGAGACGCCTTCGCTTGGGCGGCTCAGATGCTCTCCGGCGCTACTGGGGTTCCGTGGCTCGACTACCTGCTCTTCGGCGACTATGGGGTCTTAAACGGGGTGGGGACCGTGCTCAGCTTCGTCCCGCTCATAATGGCTCTATTCTTCGCCCTCTCGATGCTTGAAGACTTCGGGTACATGGCCAGGGCGGCCTTCCTGACTGATAAGATACTGGGTAAATTCGGCCTCCCCGGCCGGGCTATAATATCCATGATCCTGGGGTTCGGGTGCAACGTACCGGCGGTGTACTCCACGAGGACGATACCGGACGAGAAGGATAGGATAGCTGCGATCGTCATAAACCCCCTGATGCTGTGCGGGGCGAGGCTTGTATTCTTCGCAGCCATCGCCTCAGCCCTTTGGGGGCGCGCGGCGGGTGACGTCCTTCTATCCCTTTACGCGCTCGGCATCCTCCTATCCCTACTCGTGGCGGTTGTGCTCAGGAAGACTCTGCTAAGGGGGGAGTCGACATCCTTCATCATAGAACTACCCCAGTACCTGATTCCTGTGCCGCGCGTAGCCCTGTCCAAGGCGTGGGGCAGGGCTAAGCTCTTCTTCACAAAGGCGGGCAAGGTGATATTCCCCGGTATACTGGTTCTCGGTCTGCTCGCGGTCTTCACGCCCAACCTGACTTTCACGGAGAATGTCGAGGACAGCATCGTCGCCTATCTGGGGAGAGGCGCGCAGCCTATCTTCGCTCCACTCGGCTGGGACTGGAGGTTCGTCGTAGCCGCAGTCTTCGGCTTCGTGGCAAAGGAGATCGTGCTCGGCGCGCTAGCACTACTCTACGGCGCCGGTGAAGACGAAATCGCAACGGTCATAGCCTCGACACACGACCCGCTGACAGTCTACGCCTACATGGTCTTCATACTCATCTACGTCCCGTGCTTAGCAACGATCGCGGCGATAAAACAGGAAGCCGGTACGAAGTGGGCGCTGTTCACGGTCGCCTACGAGATCCTGCTGGCCTACGGCATGGCCTGGCTCGTGCTTACCGTGGGCCGTCTTTTAGGGGTGTAG
- a CDS encoding ornithine cyclodeaminase family protein, whose product MKIGVLDISKAIEDVEVAFKALAEGRIVNPPKTVLDFYETGGSYKGHIVSMPVHALSPYNVACIKWAAGFVRNPQRGLPHGIDVIVISDLETGKPLAIMDGTLITAVRTGAVNAVAAKYLARKDSEIAGIVGAGVIGRTTAWGLQAVLELSELKIYDIKRDKAEALARELGPEAKPVSSVQEAVSESDVVVTATTSEEPFVEAEWLKSGVLCIQMGKREIKEKAIVSMNKIVVDNWEQYRNYDRALVTKLYKSGLIPRPFELPQIVAGQSPGREGQGERILFDSFGLACEDLAVAYRLYQDAVKGGFETKLALWDYPHWV is encoded by the coding sequence GTGAAGATTGGCGTACTTGACATCTCGAAAGCTATAGAGGATGTTGAAGTGGCTTTCAAGGCGCTTGCTGAAGGGAGGATCGTGAATCCACCTAAAACGGTACTCGACTTCTACGAGACAGGAGGTTCCTATAAAGGCCACATAGTCTCGATGCCTGTTCACGCTCTTTCCCCTTACAACGTGGCATGCATCAAGTGGGCCGCGGGCTTCGTAAGAAACCCGCAACGTGGCCTCCCGCACGGGATTGACGTCATAGTGATTAGCGATCTAGAAACAGGAAAGCCCCTAGCGATAATGGACGGAACTCTTATCACCGCGGTTAGAACCGGAGCGGTCAATGCTGTGGCTGCCAAGTACCTTGCGCGGAAGGATTCCGAAATCGCAGGAATAGTCGGGGCTGGGGTTATAGGGAGGACGACTGCCTGGGGTCTTCAGGCAGTACTAGAGCTGTCGGAGCTTAAAATCTACGATATAAAACGTGACAAGGCGGAAGCACTCGCACGCGAGCTAGGACCAGAGGCGAAGCCTGTCTCCAGTGTTCAGGAAGCCGTGTCAGAGAGTGATGTGGTTGTGACTGCCACAACCTCGGAGGAACCCTTTGTCGAGGCAGAATGGCTGAAGAGCGGCGTTCTCTGCATACAGATGGGTAAGCGAGAGATTAAGGAGAAAGCCATAGTTTCCATGAACAAGATAGTTGTTGACAACTGGGAGCAGTACAGGAACTACGACAGAGCGCTGGTCACGAAGTTATATAAGTCCGGGCTTATACCCCGACCCTTTGAACTCCCGCAAATTGTTGCCGGCCAATCACCCGGACGAGAGGGGCAAGGTGAGAGGATACTCTTCGACTCCTTCGGGTTGGCCTGTGAGGATTTGGCGGTAGCCTACAGGTTATACCAGGATGCCGTAAAGGGGGGATTCGAGACAAAACTTGCGCTGTGGGACTACCCCCACTGGGTCTGA
- a CDS encoding ABC transporter permease produces the protein MPLQQLLEQTVAFVELELRRLRHDPTEVFTRAVQPVLWLTVFGITMEKLRAIPAGSVNYITYISPGVVLQSASFIALAYGIMLVWERESGILKKLVASPVDRLIIVLGRSMAGAVRALTQLFIVLAVALLIGARLSLDPLNVFFATVVLVVGCAGLTSLSIILAVFMKTRERFMGILQAISMPLFFTSNALYPVDIMPAPIKAIAQVNPLTYIISSLRDALVFGDIMSGLTGLLVTLVFTTIMVALATAFLQKIVE, from the coding sequence ATGCCCCTTCAGCAGCTTCTGGAGCAGACGGTCGCCTTCGTAGAGCTCGAGCTACGCCGGCTGAGGCACGACCCGACAGAAGTCTTCACCCGGGCAGTCCAGCCGGTGCTCTGGCTCACAGTCTTCGGGATAACGATGGAGAAACTTCGAGCAATACCGGCAGGCTCCGTAAACTACATAACTTACATCTCGCCGGGCGTCGTGCTACAGTCCGCAAGCTTCATAGCGCTGGCGTACGGGATCATGCTCGTCTGGGAAAGAGAGTCAGGCATACTGAAGAAGCTCGTGGCCTCACCTGTAGACAGGCTCATCATAGTCCTGGGGCGCTCGATGGCCGGCGCCGTCAGAGCCCTAACGCAGCTCTTCATCGTCCTGGCAGTAGCCCTGCTGATCGGAGCCAGGCTCTCGCTAGACCCGCTCAACGTGTTCTTCGCCACCGTAGTCCTGGTCGTAGGCTGCGCGGGGTTAACCTCACTCTCAATAATCCTCGCGGTGTTCATGAAGACCCGGGAGAGGTTCATGGGCATTCTCCAGGCAATCAGCATGCCCCTCTTCTTCACGAGCAACGCCCTCTACCCCGTGGACATCATGCCCGCACCTATCAAGGCGATCGCGCAGGTCAACCCCCTCACCTACATAATCTCCAGCCTCCGCGACGCCCTCGTTTTCGGCGACATCATGTCAGGCCTCACAGGCCTCCTCGTCACGCTAGTTTTCACAACCATCATGGTAGCGCTCGCGACCGCGTTCCTGCAGAAAATCGTGGAGTAA
- a CDS encoding ATP-binding cassette domain-containing protein has product MVVLTAETKAVYVEDLVKVYPGGVRALDGVDLVVDEGEVHAVVGPNGAGKTTLMRILTTQIPATSGTALVYGFDVQRDGKRVRSLIGYVPQEFSVWTDVTGYENLLFYAKIYGIPRDRRERVIWDALELMGLSDAAKRLVRTYSGGMIRRLEIAAAMMVRPKILFMDEPTIGLDPRAREIVWEKLRQYRSEYTATVVFNTHYMDEAERFAGRVTVINRGRVIAEGSPRELVKLVGGETVRLRIKGELDKAQQALARLDGVLVLSAKPGELLLSAPDSSTQLPAILKALTLSGVEVESAALSRPSLEDVFIKLTGMSVEEAEKASGIREVASIRKAIRRGG; this is encoded by the coding sequence GTGGTCGTTCTAACGGCCGAGACGAAGGCTGTCTACGTTGAAGACCTAGTCAAAGTTTACCCCGGCGGGGTGAGGGCGCTCGACGGCGTTGACCTCGTAGTGGATGAGGGCGAGGTTCACGCGGTTGTCGGTCCCAACGGCGCTGGGAAGACCACGCTCATGAGGATCTTGACGACGCAGATACCTGCTACTTCTGGAACTGCTTTGGTGTATGGCTTCGACGTGCAGAGAGACGGGAAGAGGGTGCGCAGCCTTATAGGCTACGTGCCGCAGGAGTTCTCGGTGTGGACCGACGTCACAGGTTACGAGAACCTCCTCTTCTACGCAAAGATATACGGGATCCCCCGTGACAGGCGCGAGCGGGTTATATGGGACGCCCTCGAGCTGATGGGGCTCAGCGACGCCGCCAAGAGGCTTGTCAGGACATACTCGGGCGGCATGATCAGGAGGCTGGAAATAGCGGCGGCGATGATGGTGAGGCCGAAGATACTCTTCATGGATGAGCCCACGATAGGCCTGGACCCCCGCGCCAGGGAAATTGTCTGGGAGAAGCTGAGGCAGTACAGGTCAGAATACACCGCCACCGTTGTCTTCAACACCCACTACATGGACGAGGCTGAGAGGTTCGCCGGCAGAGTCACGGTGATCAACAGAGGGAGGGTTATTGCCGAGGGGTCCCCGCGCGAGCTCGTGAAGCTGGTTGGAGGAGAGACAGTGAGGCTGAGAATCAAGGGGGAGCTGGACAAAGCCCAGCAGGCGCTGGCGCGGCTTGACGGCGTCCTCGTGCTCTCCGCGAAGCCCGGAGAACTCCTCCTCTCGGCGCCGGACTCCTCAACACAGCTACCCGCTATACTCAAGGCCCTGACGCTTTCAGGTGTGGAGGTGGAGTCCGCGGCCCTGAGCAGACCCTCGCTGGAGGACGTGTTCATCAAGCTCACGGGTATGAGCGTCGAGGAGGCTGAGAAAGCCTCCGGGATCCGCGAGGTGGCGAGCATCAGGAAGGCTATCCGGAGGGGTGGCTGA
- a CDS encoding AbrB/MazE/SpoVT family DNA-binding domain-containing protein, with the protein MKHVKVTRKFQVTIPREVRELLGIRVGDVLRVRVESGKIVLEPLKPALGDPVEYLSSLRPEPSDIDAVKLVEESWNED; encoded by the coding sequence GTGAAACACGTTAAAGTGACGAGGAAGTTTCAGGTGACGATACCGAGGGAGGTGCGGGAGCTCCTAGGCATCAGGGTCGGCGACGTGCTGAGGGTGCGAGTTGAGAGCGGTAAAATCGTGCTCGAGCCCTTGAAGCCTGCTCTCGGCGACCCCGTGGAGTACCTCTCCTCCCTCCGGCCGGAGCCCAGCGACATCGACGCCGTCAAGCTCGTTGAGGAGTCGTGGAATGAGGACTGA
- a CDS encoding radical SAM protein, whose protein sequence is MTSNGAEIVFGPVPSRRLGRSLGVNNIPAKTCTYSCVYCQLGRTVKLEVSRRAFYDPERIIEAVRDKLRGVGVDYVTFVPDGEPTLDAHLGAEVRGIRELGARVAVLTNASLLWMEDVRRDLEEADLVSVKVDAARAVTWRRVNRPHPSLRFDDVVDGVESFAKGFRGTLISETMLVRGLGQMDEIEEIASIVRRLGVSRAYIAVPTRPPAESWVEPPPEQDVLRAYRVFSEKLGEERVGLLLGFAEGEFGSGANPREELLGILAVHPMRRSEVERYLERAGVGMELVEQLIASGEVVRLSYIGEEFYMRKLPGR, encoded by the coding sequence ATGACTTCAAACGGAGCCGAGATCGTCTTCGGCCCTGTCCCCTCGAGGCGGCTTGGGAGGAGCCTCGGGGTCAACAACATCCCAGCCAAGACGTGCACCTACTCATGCGTGTACTGCCAGCTTGGACGCACAGTCAAACTCGAGGTCTCGCGGAGGGCCTTCTACGACCCGGAACGCATCATCGAGGCCGTACGCGACAAGCTGAGGGGGGTTGGGGTGGACTACGTTACCTTTGTGCCGGACGGCGAGCCAACCCTCGACGCTCACCTAGGTGCAGAGGTCAGGGGCATACGAGAGCTTGGGGCCAGGGTGGCCGTCCTAACTAACGCCTCCTTGCTGTGGATGGAGGACGTGCGCCGCGACCTAGAGGAAGCGGACCTCGTGTCCGTTAAGGTTGATGCTGCGAGGGCTGTGACCTGGAGGAGAGTTAACAGGCCTCACCCCAGTTTAAGGTTCGACGATGTCGTCGATGGTGTGGAGAGCTTCGCAAAGGGCTTCAGGGGGACGCTTATCTCCGAGACTATGCTGGTGAGAGGGTTGGGCCAGATGGATGAGATCGAGGAGATAGCGTCCATTGTAAGGAGGCTAGGCGTGTCGAGAGCCTACATAGCGGTCCCGACGAGGCCCCCCGCTGAAAGCTGGGTGGAGCCTCCACCCGAGCAGGACGTCCTCCGAGCGTACAGGGTTTTCTCCGAGAAGCTTGGCGAGGAGAGGGTTGGGCTTCTCCTGGGCTTTGCGGAGGGCGAGTTCGGGTCTGGGGCAAACCCGCGGGAGGAGCTTCTCGGGATACTTGCTGTGCATCCCATGAGGAGATCTGAAGTGGAGAGGTATCTTGAGCGGGCAGGCGTCGGCATGGAGCTCGTGGAGCAGCTCATCGCCTCGGGGGAGGTTGTGAGGCTGAGCTACATAGGCGAGGAGTTTTACATGAGGAAGCTTCCAGGTAGGTGA
- a CDS encoding DUF5320 domain-containing protein produces the protein MPGWWGPWPGRGPWSWLPPWERPGWWLGRGWCWWLWPYWRSGYVPYYWAPPWYSLSREDELRLLESYKRALEDYAKRIAEDYKRYIEEEIARIEARIKELQAQK, from the coding sequence ATGCCTGGCTGGTGGGGTCCCTGGCCTGGGAGAGGGCCTTGGTCCTGGCTTCCACCCTGGGAGAGGCCTGGCTGGTGGCTTGGCAGGGGCTGGTGCTGGTGGCTCTGGCCCTACTGGCGGAGCGGATACGTCCCGTACTACTGGGCGCCCCCCTGGTACTCTCTGAGCAGGGAGGATGAGCTGAGGCTGCTCGAGAGCTACAAGAGGGCTCTTGAGGACTACGCAAAGAGGATAGCCGAGGATTACAAGAGGTACATCGAGGAGGAGATCGCTAGAATCGAGGCGCGAATAAAGGAGCTCCAGGCGCAGAAATAA
- a CDS encoding MBL fold metallo-hydrolase produces the protein MVLAELHVDAVKVAVLCSLLAVFAFLAFTALKREHGRARGVNHAEILVLVDNTPNPSNPRLLNPWGLSLYVATPSATLLFDTGPSPDALRRNAEALGVNLSRVDCVVLSHGHGDHTGGLEALSCGKVYGPPGTPASITVNDTLELAEGVYALRPLYGPPWETALLVNVEGYGGVLLVGCSHPGVVSLVREASRIARVRLVVGGFHMVGATRRECESVATELSRLGVERVCALHCSGEVMREVLSERGMLLDAHVGSRITVSSNGVRVEEVGSSAGPSAKS, from the coding sequence GTGGTGCTCGCTGAGCTGCACGTGGACGCGGTTAAGGTAGCGGTGCTCTGCTCTCTCCTCGCAGTGTTCGCGTTTCTCGCGTTCACGGCCTTGAAGCGCGAGCACGGGAGAGCACGAGGGGTCAACCATGCTGAGATCCTCGTACTTGTTGACAACACGCCGAACCCCTCGAACCCACGCCTCCTCAACCCCTGGGGGCTGAGCCTCTACGTGGCAACCCCCAGCGCAACCCTGCTCTTCGACACGGGCCCCTCTCCTGACGCCTTGAGGCGCAACGCCGAGGCTCTCGGCGTTAACCTCTCGCGCGTGGACTGCGTGGTCCTCAGCCACGGCCATGGCGACCACACAGGGGGCCTCGAGGCGCTGAGCTGCGGTAAGGTCTACGGGCCGCCCGGCACGCCCGCGAGCATCACAGTAAACGACACCTTGGAGCTGGCGGAAGGCGTCTACGCGCTGAGGCCGCTGTACGGCCCGCCGTGGGAGACAGCGCTCCTCGTGAACGTCGAGGGCTACGGCGGAGTCCTGCTCGTCGGGTGTAGCCACCCCGGGGTGGTGAGCCTAGTCCGGGAGGCTTCCCGCATAGCGAGGGTCAGGCTGGTGGTCGGAGGCTTCCACATGGTGGGTGCTACTCGAAGGGAGTGCGAGTCCGTGGCGACCGAGCTCAGCAGGCTGGGCGTCGAGAGGGTCTGCGCGCTCCACTGCAGCGGGGAGGTGATGCGGGAGGTTCTATCCGAGAGAGGCATGCTTCTCGACGCCCACGTCGGCAGCAGGATTACGGTTTCCTCTAACGGTGTGAGGGTCGAAGAGGTAGGGTCATCCGCTGGTCCTTCAGCGAAAAGTTAA
- a CDS encoding ATP-binding protein, protein MGILLETTQEYVQSLRNLSLVEREVRLPSEPPDIVAVVGARRVGKTVLMLQRAKELLERGERVVYVSMDEPYFRRLEARKFAELVRAEYREGRVHLFIDEVQEWRNWDFNLRWMHDMRDFYIYVSGSSSTLQSSEIPSRLRGRYVSTVVFPFSFREIAGGLSGEGFRSRGALRGLLEEYIRWGGFPEVWLTRSREKLVSIVETVFYRDIVERQGVRNVPEFKEVFYYVLSQYANRVTWRSLRRLLKAEGLRLDTKTLIKYVHAIQQAFLIFTVKKFSFSERERAVSPKKIYLVDHSLATLFEQPMDLGRRLENIVYLHLLRRAGDPERISYYTARTGEEVDLVLREPGGPTYVYQCTLHADKRHVEKAERACRELRCAQATVVALEIPEQAATSRLVRVVPLQEFLLEA, encoded by the coding sequence ATGGGCATTCTGCTCGAGACGACGCAGGAGTACGTGCAGTCACTCCGCAACCTGAGCCTAGTGGAGCGCGAGGTGAGGCTCCCCTCTGAGCCACCGGACATAGTGGCCGTTGTGGGGGCAAGGAGAGTCGGGAAGACCGTCCTCATGCTTCAGAGGGCCAAGGAGCTGCTCGAGCGAGGGGAGAGGGTGGTCTACGTGTCCATGGACGAGCCCTACTTCAGGAGGCTCGAGGCCAGGAAGTTCGCCGAGCTGGTGAGGGCCGAGTACCGGGAAGGGAGGGTCCACCTGTTCATCGACGAGGTCCAGGAGTGGAGGAACTGGGACTTCAACCTAAGGTGGATGCACGACATGAGAGACTTCTACATCTACGTATCTGGCTCCTCATCCACGCTCCAGTCGTCCGAGATACCCAGCCGGCTGAGGGGAAGGTACGTCTCCACCGTGGTGTTCCCCTTCTCCTTCAGGGAGATCGCCGGGGGGCTAAGTGGGGAGGGCTTCAGGAGCAGGGGTGCTCTCAGGGGCTTGCTGGAGGAGTACATTAGGTGGGGCGGCTTCCCCGAGGTCTGGCTCACGAGGAGCCGGGAAAAGCTCGTCTCGATAGTCGAGACCGTCTTCTACAGGGATATCGTCGAGAGGCAGGGGGTCAGGAACGTACCGGAGTTCAAGGAGGTTTTCTACTACGTGCTATCCCAGTACGCCAACCGGGTCACGTGGCGCTCGCTGAGGAGGCTCCTGAAGGCCGAGGGATTGAGGCTCGACACAAAGACGCTCATAAAGTACGTTCACGCGATACAGCAAGCCTTCCTGATCTTCACCGTCAAGAAGTTCTCGTTCTCGGAGCGGGAGAGAGCTGTCTCGCCGAAGAAGATCTACCTCGTGGACCACTCGCTCGCCACGCTGTTCGAGCAGCCCATGGATCTGGGGAGGAGGCTGGAGAACATAGTCTACCTCCACCTCCTCAGGAGAGCCGGGGACCCCGAGAGGATCTCCTACTACACAGCTAGGACGGGAGAGGAGGTCGACCTGGTCCTGCGTGAACCCGGGGGACCGACCTACGTGTACCAGTGCACCCTGCACGCCGACAAAAGGCACGTCGAGAAAGCCGAGCGCGCCTGCAGAGAGCTGAGGTGCGCGCAGGCGACGGTCGTGGCGCTCGAGATCCCCGAGCAGGCCGCCACCTCCAGGCTAGTCAGAGTGGTCCCCCTCCAGGAGTTCCTCCTCGAGGCGTAG
- a CDS encoding P-loop NTPase translates to MELDFRVPLIRERLSGVKLVVPVASPKGGVGKTTIASALSVLLARRGVRTGVLDLDFTNPTTHIMLGVDAAAVMPEEEKGVLPVRVEENLELMGVAFYTRDKPLPLRGRSVVDALREVLAVTRWSSRVLVVDSPPGLSDALLEMLRLARGSRVLVVSACDRLSLVSTKRVLEFLRQEGVPSLGVVANMCGDCAELEAIGVKPLDCVQRFDQLQRSEGDRDLLAELFSRALTGTVSEILRILG, encoded by the coding sequence GTGGAGCTCGACTTCAGGGTGCCGCTCATACGCGAGAGGCTCTCGGGGGTGAAGCTCGTCGTCCCGGTCGCGAGCCCCAAGGGCGGCGTGGGCAAGACGACGATCGCCTCCGCTCTCTCGGTTCTGCTCGCCAGGAGGGGGGTCAGGACAGGCGTGCTGGACCTCGACTTCACGAACCCTACGACCCACATAATGCTCGGAGTCGACGCCGCGGCCGTGATGCCCGAGGAGGAGAAGGGGGTCCTGCCGGTCAGGGTGGAGGAGAACCTCGAGCTCATGGGGGTTGCCTTCTACACGAGGGACAAGCCCCTCCCGCTAAGGGGGCGCTCGGTCGTCGACGCTCTCCGCGAGGTGCTGGCGGTGACCAGGTGGTCTTCCCGGGTGCTCGTGGTCGACTCGCCGCCAGGCCTCTCAGACGCCCTGCTCGAGATGCTGAGGCTCGCGAGGGGCTCGAGGGTCCTCGTAGTCTCGGCGTGCGACAGGCTCAGCCTGGTCTCCACGAAGCGCGTGCTCGAGTTCCTGAGGCAGGAGGGCGTGCCCAGCCTCGGGGTCGTCGCCAACATGTGCGGGGACTGCGCGGAGCTCGAAGCCATCGGCGTGAAGCCCCTCGACTGCGTCCAGCGCTTCGACCAGCTACAGCGCTCGGAGGGGGACAGGGACCTCCTCGCGGAGCTCTTCTCACGAGCCCTGACCGGGACTGTGAGCGAGATCCTGAGGATCCTCGGCTAG
- the hypA gene encoding hydrogenase nickel incorporation protein HypA — MHEWALAEAVTRTVEELVLSGRDVKSVEVVLGELQAVDEEVFRTALEELLSSLRAEKGISVESFTITREKALFRCNVCGSTWTLDEWSVGEEFREAIHFVPEVVHSHYSCPKCGSRDFEIVKGRGVQVRVR, encoded by the coding sequence GTGCACGAGTGGGCTTTGGCTGAGGCTGTGACCAGGACCGTCGAGGAGCTCGTCCTGAGCGGGCGGGACGTGAAGAGCGTCGAGGTCGTCCTCGGGGAGCTGCAGGCCGTGGACGAGGAGGTGTTCAGGACAGCGCTGGAGGAGCTCTTGAGCTCCCTCAGGGCTGAGAAGGGGATCAGCGTCGAGAGCTTCACGATCACCAGGGAGAAGGCACTGTTCAGGTGCAACGTGTGCGGAAGCACCTGGACGCTGGACGAGTGGAGCGTGGGGGAGGAGTTCCGGGAGGCGATACACTTTGTCCCCGAGGTCGTGCACTCCCACTACTCCTGCCCCAAGTGCGGCAGCAGGGACTTCGAGATCGTTAAGGGCCGAGGTGTTCAGGTCCGGGTGAGGTAG